From a region of the Streptomyces tirandamycinicus genome:
- a CDS encoding hydantoinase B/oxoprolinase family protein, with protein sequence MSGRWEFWIDRGGTFTDIVGRRPDGRLVTRKLLSHNPEHYADAAVAGIRLLLGLGPGEPVPADRVDVVKMGTTVATNALLERRGEPTVLLVTEGFRDALRIAYQNRPRLFDRHIVLPEAVYDRVVEVPERVGARGEVVRPLDLAPVREELRRARRDGFTSAAVVFMHGYRHPEHESAVAGAARELGFTQVSCSHEVSPLIKLVPRGDTTVVDAYLSPILRRYVDEVAKELRAVRLMFMQSNGGLREAAHFRGKDAVLSGPAGGVVGMARTSEQAGFRRVIGFDMGGTSTDVSHYAGEFERELGTQVAGVRMRAPMMNIHTVAAGGGSILHFDGRRYRVGPDSAGAVPGPACYRRGGPLTVTDANVMLGRIQPRHFPAVFGPDGDQPLDAGAVRDGFGRLAEEVREATGTARSPEEVAAGFLEIAVRNMANAVRKISVQRGHDVTRYALTCFGGAGGQHACAVADALGIDTVIVPPLAGVLSAYGIGLADATAMREQSVEAELGEGTMSRVRELCGELAARTRAELREDAVPDASIATRARVLVRYAGTDSSMPVPLGTEAAIREAFTAAHRARYAFTMDKPLVVEAVSVEAVGTAGPHGTVVVDEATGGAVPRRGETVGMFLDGRRVDAPLLNREDLAPGDTVEGPAIVAEADATTVVDPGWRAAVGEGGHLLLTRVRPRPGRTAAGTDVDPVLLEVFNNLFMAIAEQMGLRLENTAHSVNIKERLDFSCALFDADGNLIANAPHIPVHLGSMGESIKEVLRRNAGDLRPGDVYAINDPYHGGTHLPDVTVVTPVFDEDGRRLRFLVASRGHHAEIGGITPGSMPAFSRTIDEEGVLFDNWLLVRDGRLREAETRELLTGARHPSRDPDTNLADLRAQIAANEKGISELGRMVEEFGLDVVQAYMGHVRDNAEESVRRIVAALGDGSYRYETDGGAVIEVTLTVDREARGAVIDFTGTSGQQPGNFNAPRSVVQAAVLYVFRTLVADDIPLNSGCLEPLDVRVPDGSMLAPAYPAATVAGNVETSQAVTGALYAALGVQAEGSGTMNNVTFGNDRVQYYETVASGSGAGDGFHGADAVQTHMTNSRLTDPEVLEWRFPVRVDAFSVRDGSGGAGCWRGGCGVVRRIRFLEPMTVALLTGHRRVRPYGMAGGEPGAPGANAVERADGTVERLRGVDSVEVGPGDVLVVRTPGGGGYGRPGG encoded by the coding sequence ATGAGCGGGCGCTGGGAGTTCTGGATCGACCGTGGCGGGACGTTCACCGACATCGTGGGGAGACGCCCCGACGGCCGGCTCGTCACCCGCAAACTGCTGTCCCACAACCCCGAGCACTACGCCGACGCGGCCGTCGCCGGTATCCGGCTGCTGCTCGGCCTCGGCCCGGGGGAGCCCGTGCCCGCGGACCGTGTCGACGTCGTGAAGATGGGCACGACCGTGGCCACCAACGCGCTGCTGGAGCGCCGGGGCGAACCGACCGTCCTGCTGGTCACGGAGGGCTTCCGGGACGCGCTGCGCATCGCGTACCAGAACCGCCCCCGGCTGTTCGACCGCCACATCGTGCTGCCCGAGGCCGTCTACGACCGTGTCGTCGAGGTTCCCGAACGGGTCGGCGCCCGCGGCGAGGTGGTCCGGCCGCTGGACCTCGCGCCGGTGCGGGAGGAGCTGCGGCGGGCCCGCCGGGACGGATTCACGAGTGCGGCGGTCGTGTTCATGCACGGCTACCGCCACCCGGAGCACGAGTCGGCCGTCGCCGGCGCGGCGCGTGAGCTGGGTTTCACCCAGGTGAGCTGCTCGCACGAGGTCAGCCCGCTCATCAAGCTCGTACCCCGCGGCGACACCACCGTCGTGGACGCGTACCTCTCGCCGATCCTGCGCCGCTACGTCGACGAGGTCGCGAAGGAACTCCGGGCCGTCCGCCTGATGTTCATGCAGTCCAACGGCGGGCTGCGCGAGGCCGCCCACTTCCGGGGGAAGGACGCCGTGCTGTCCGGGCCCGCCGGAGGCGTCGTCGGCATGGCCCGCACCTCCGAGCAGGCCGGCTTCCGGCGGGTCATCGGCTTCGACATGGGCGGGACGTCGACCGATGTGTCCCACTACGCGGGGGAGTTCGAACGGGAGCTGGGCACCCAGGTCGCCGGTGTGCGGATGCGCGCGCCGATGATGAACATCCACACCGTCGCCGCCGGCGGCGGCTCGATCCTCCACTTCGACGGCCGGCGCTACCGTGTGGGCCCCGACTCGGCGGGCGCCGTGCCGGGCCCCGCCTGCTACCGGCGCGGCGGACCGCTCACCGTCACCGACGCCAATGTGATGCTCGGCAGGATCCAGCCGCGGCACTTCCCCGCCGTCTTCGGCCCCGACGGCGACCAGCCGCTCGACGCCGGTGCCGTACGGGACGGGTTCGGCCGGCTGGCCGAGGAGGTGCGCGAGGCCACGGGCACCGCACGCAGCCCGGAGGAGGTCGCGGCGGGCTTCCTCGAGATCGCGGTCCGCAACATGGCCAACGCCGTCCGGAAGATCTCCGTCCAGCGGGGGCACGACGTGACCCGCTACGCCCTGACCTGCTTCGGCGGCGCCGGCGGCCAGCACGCCTGCGCGGTCGCCGACGCGCTTGGCATCGACACCGTGATCGTGCCCCCGCTCGCCGGAGTGCTCTCCGCCTACGGCATCGGGCTGGCCGACGCCACCGCCATGCGCGAGCAGTCGGTGGAGGCGGAGCTGGGCGAGGGCACCATGAGCCGGGTGCGGGAGCTCTGCGGCGAACTGGCCGCGCGCACCCGTGCGGAGCTGCGGGAGGACGCCGTCCCCGACGCGTCGATCGCGACCCGCGCCCGGGTGCTCGTCCGCTACGCCGGCACGGACTCCTCGATGCCGGTGCCCCTCGGCACGGAGGCCGCCATCCGGGAGGCGTTCACCGCGGCCCACCGCGCACGGTACGCCTTCACCATGGACAAGCCGCTGGTCGTGGAGGCGGTGTCGGTGGAGGCCGTGGGTACGGCCGGGCCGCACGGGACCGTCGTCGTCGACGAGGCGACCGGCGGCGCGGTACCGCGGCGGGGAGAGACCGTGGGGATGTTCCTGGACGGCCGGCGCGTCGACGCCCCGCTGCTGAACCGCGAGGACCTCGCACCGGGCGACACCGTCGAAGGGCCCGCGATCGTCGCCGAGGCCGACGCCACCACCGTGGTCGACCCCGGCTGGCGGGCCGCCGTCGGCGAGGGAGGGCATCTGCTGCTCACCCGGGTGCGGCCGCGGCCCGGCCGTACCGCCGCGGGCACGGACGTCGACCCCGTGCTGCTGGAGGTCTTCAACAACCTCTTCATGGCGATCGCCGAGCAGATGGGCCTGCGGCTGGAGAACACCGCCCACTCGGTCAACATCAAGGAGCGGCTCGACTTCTCCTGCGCCCTCTTCGATGCCGACGGCAACCTCATCGCCAACGCGCCCCACATCCCGGTGCACCTGGGCTCGATGGGCGAGTCCATCAAGGAGGTGCTGCGCCGCAACGCGGGCGACCTGCGGCCCGGCGACGTGTACGCCATCAACGACCCGTACCACGGGGGCACCCACCTGCCCGACGTCACGGTCGTCACGCCGGTCTTCGACGAGGACGGCCGCCGGCTGCGCTTCCTCGTGGCCTCGCGGGGGCACCACGCCGAGATCGGCGGGATCACCCCGGGCTCGATGCCCGCGTTCAGCCGCACCATCGACGAGGAGGGGGTGCTGTTCGACAACTGGCTGCTCGTCAGGGACGGGCGGCTGCGCGAGGCCGAGACCCGGGAACTGCTCACCGGCGCCCGCCACCCGTCCCGCGACCCCGACACCAACCTCGCCGACCTGCGGGCGCAGATCGCCGCCAACGAGAAGGGGATCAGCGAACTGGGCCGGATGGTCGAGGAGTTCGGGCTCGACGTGGTGCAGGCCTACATGGGCCATGTGCGTGACAACGCCGAGGAGTCGGTGCGCCGCATCGTCGCCGCGCTCGGCGACGGCTCCTACCGCTACGAGACCGACGGCGGCGCCGTCATCGAGGTGACGCTGACGGTGGACCGTGAGGCCCGGGGGGCCGTCATCGACTTCACCGGCACGTCCGGGCAGCAGCCGGGCAACTTCAACGCCCCCAGGTCGGTGGTGCAGGCCGCCGTGCTGTACGTCTTCCGCACGCTGGTCGCCGACGACATCCCGCTCAACAGCGGCTGCCTGGAGCCGCTGGACGTACGCGTCCCGGACGGCTCGATGCTCGCCCCGGCCTACCCCGCGGCGACGGTGGCCGGGAACGTCGAGACCTCGCAGGCGGTGACCGGGGCCCTGTACGCGGCGCTCGGGGTGCAGGCGGAGGGCTCCGGCACCATGAACAACGTCACCTTCGGCAACGACCGCGTCCAGTACTACGAGACCGTGGCGAGCGGATCCGGCGCGGGCGACGGATTCCACGGCGCCGATGCCGTGCAGACCCACATGACCAACTCACGGCTCACCGACCCCGAGGTGCTGGAGTGGCGCTTCCCGGTACGGGTGGACGCCTTCTCGGTACGCGACGGAAGCGGTGGGGCGGGTTGCTGGCGGGGCGGATGCGGCGTCGTGCGCCGCATCCGCTTCCTGGAGCCGATGACCGTCGCCCTGCTGACCGGGCACCGGCGGGTGAGGCCCTACGGGATGGCCGGCGGCGAGCCCGGGGCGCCGGGGGCGAACGCCGTGGAGCGCGCCGACGGGACGGTCGAGCGACTGCGCGGGGTGGACTCGGTGGAGGTCGGTCCCGGAGACGTCCTGGTCGTACGCACACCGGGTGGCGGCGGCTACGGGCGCCCGGGCGGCTGA
- a CDS encoding LamB/YcsF family protein produces the protein MTRASIDLNADLGEGFGRWRLTDDEELLSVVTSANVACGFHAGDAVTMRRVCALAAERGVRIGAQVSYRDLAGFGRRSMDVPADELAAEVAYQIGALEVFARAAGTRVSYVKPHGALYNRVVHDERQAEAVVEGVLLTGERLPLLGLPGSALHAAAGQAGLPVVAEAFADRAYEQDGTLVPRGREGSVLTDPDAVVERSVAMARFGVVTSHCGRPVGVRARSLCLHGDTAGAVELARRVRGRLEESGIRVEAFV, from the coding sequence ATGACCCGGGCCTCGATCGACCTCAACGCCGACCTCGGCGAGGGCTTCGGCCGGTGGCGCCTGACCGACGACGAGGAGCTGCTCTCCGTGGTCACCAGCGCCAATGTGGCCTGCGGGTTCCACGCCGGCGACGCGGTGACCATGCGCCGGGTGTGCGCCCTGGCGGCCGAGCGGGGGGTGCGGATCGGCGCCCAGGTGTCCTACCGCGACCTGGCCGGCTTCGGCCGGCGCTCCATGGACGTCCCCGCCGACGAGCTGGCCGCCGAAGTGGCCTACCAGATCGGCGCACTGGAGGTCTTCGCACGTGCCGCCGGTACCCGGGTGTCGTACGTCAAACCGCACGGGGCGCTCTACAACCGCGTCGTCCACGACGAGCGGCAGGCCGAGGCCGTGGTCGAGGGGGTGCTGCTGACCGGCGAGCGGCTGCCGCTGCTGGGACTTCCCGGCTCGGCGCTCCACGCGGCGGCCGGGCAGGCCGGACTGCCGGTCGTCGCCGAGGCGTTCGCGGACCGGGCGTACGAGCAGGACGGCACCCTGGTGCCACGGGGACGGGAGGGCTCCGTGCTCACCGACCCGGACGCGGTGGTCGAACGCTCGGTGGCCATGGCCCGGTTCGGGGTCGTCACCTCGCACTGCGGCCGGCCGGTCGGGGTCCGGGCGCGCTCGCTCTGCCTGCACGGCGACACCGCGGGAGCGGTCGAGCTCGCCCGGCGGGTGCGAGGACGGCTGGAGGAGTCGGGGATCCGGGTGGAGGCCTTCGTATGA
- a CDS encoding SGNH/GDSL hydrolase family protein encodes MTVGPVRPCDGAATGAAGETGASGRGDGVPAGEAVAAVPPQPLAARRATKPPELSEPSEPSELPVPPEPPRLSELPEPSEVPELPRLPEPSEPSEPSGPPWPTGTAALRVPRFAALGDSLTEGVGDPVEGVWRGWAALLAPGLGTTRQPAEFRNFAVSGALARDVHESQTPAALAYAPDLASVIVGVNDTLRHGFDIRDLAVRLDKVCAALSASGSRLLTACLPDPGRMLALPAPLARPLARRQRAVNAVVHALSERYAAVHLHLADDCWVEDRTLWSADRLHPGERGHRAMARRFHALLAAEGLAHGAAPGGEPEQPVPGRTARAVWLATAGTAWVARRCTDLLPQLLGLAGAEVRHWARGTSARLDHLAENSLSTALASLSPAPPLARMGE; translated from the coding sequence ATGACCGTCGGTCCGGTACGGCCGTGCGACGGCGCGGCGACGGGTGCCGCGGGGGAAACGGGCGCCTCCGGCCGGGGAGACGGCGTGCCGGCCGGGGAGGCGGTGGCCGCGGTCCCGCCCCAGCCACTTGCGGCCCGCCGCGCCACCAAGCCCCCCGAGTTGTCCGAGCCGTCCGAGCCGTCCGAGCTGCCCGTTCCGCCCGAGCCGCCCAGGCTGTCCGAGCTGCCCGAGCCGTCCGAGGTGCCCGAGCTGCCCAGGCTGCCCGAGCCCTCTGAGCCGTCTGAGCCGTCCGGGCCGCCGTGGCCCACGGGCACGGCAGCCCTGCGCGTCCCCCGCTTCGCCGCCCTCGGGGACTCGCTCACCGAAGGCGTCGGCGACCCCGTCGAGGGGGTGTGGCGCGGCTGGGCCGCGCTGCTGGCACCGGGGCTCGGGACGACCCGGCAGCCCGCGGAGTTCCGCAACTTCGCGGTCAGCGGCGCGCTCGCCCGCGACGTGCACGAGTCCCAGACCCCCGCCGCGCTGGCGTACGCGCCGGACCTCGCCTCCGTGATCGTCGGTGTGAACGACACCCTCCGGCACGGCTTCGACATCCGGGACCTCGCCGTCCGCCTCGACAAGGTCTGCGCCGCGCTCAGCGCGAGCGGCAGCAGACTGCTGACGGCCTGCCTGCCGGACCCGGGCAGGATGCTCGCGCTGCCCGCACCGCTGGCCCGGCCGCTCGCGCGTCGGCAGCGCGCCGTGAACGCCGTCGTCCACGCGCTCTCCGAGCGGTACGCCGCCGTCCATCTGCATCTCGCCGACGACTGCTGGGTCGAGGACCGCACCCTGTGGAGCGCCGACCGGCTCCACCCCGGCGAACGGGGCCACCGGGCGATGGCCCGCCGGTTCCACGCACTGCTGGCCGCCGAGGGGCTCGCCCACGGCGCCGCGCCCGGCGGCGAGCCCGAGCAGCCCGTGCCCGGCCGCACGGCCAGGGCCGTGTGGCTGGCCACGGCCGGCACCGCCTGGGTGGCCCGCCGGTGCACCGATCTGCTGCCCCAGCTGCTGGGTCTGGCCGGCGCCGAGGTGCGGCACTGGGCCCGGGGCACCAGCGCCCGCCTCGACCACCTCGCCGAAAACTCCCTCTCCACCGCGCTCGCCTCGCTGTCCCCCGCCCCGCCGCTTGCCAGAATGGGGGAATGA
- a CDS encoding glycosyltransferase has protein sequence MNGEGGGSGAYPVARAGDPQYGRRAQRAGGAGGLRIVRLANFVTPSSGGLRTALRELGRGYLAAGHEPVLVVPGDTESDEHTDQGRVVTVPGPELPGTGGYRVLTGRPRLRGLLEELAPDRLEVSDRTTLRWTGEWARRRRVPSVMVSHETADGVLRTWGVPGALAERAADRLNRRTAWSYSRIVCTTEWAEREFVRIGARNVVRAPLGVELDRCRPGRRSRVLRARYAQGADVLLVLCSRLSVEKRPGMALDALAGLRGSGVRAALVVAGEGPLRAGLVRRARAERLPVHFLGHVVDREALADLQAAADICLAPGPAETFGLSALEALACGTPVVASASSALPEIVGDAGAAAHDRPEAFADAVRELLARPEGPRRAAARARAELFGWDRAVAAFLTAHDAPARIPGRPKAVA, from the coding sequence ATGAACGGGGAGGGCGGAGGGAGCGGGGCGTACCCGGTGGCCCGTGCCGGGGACCCGCAGTACGGGCGGAGGGCCCAGCGCGCGGGCGGCGCGGGCGGGCTGCGGATCGTGCGGCTCGCCAACTTCGTGACACCGTCCTCCGGCGGGCTGCGCACCGCGCTGCGCGAGCTGGGACGCGGCTATCTGGCCGCAGGCCACGAGCCGGTGCTCGTCGTCCCCGGCGACACCGAGAGCGACGAACACACCGATCAGGGACGGGTCGTCACCGTACCCGGGCCCGAACTGCCGGGCACCGGGGGATACCGGGTTCTCACCGGCCGGCCCCGGCTGCGCGGGCTGCTCGAGGAACTCGCCCCCGACCGGCTGGAGGTCTCCGACCGCACCACGCTGCGCTGGACCGGGGAGTGGGCGCGGCGCCGTCGCGTCCCCTCGGTCATGGTGTCCCACGAGACCGCCGACGGAGTGCTGCGCACCTGGGGCGTTCCCGGCGCGCTCGCCGAACGCGCCGCGGACCGGCTGAACAGGCGCACCGCCTGGTCGTACTCGCGGATCGTGTGCACCACGGAGTGGGCGGAGCGCGAGTTCGTCCGGATCGGCGCCCGGAACGTGGTGCGCGCACCCCTCGGCGTGGAACTCGACCGCTGCCGGCCGGGCCGCCGCAGCCGGGTCCTGCGGGCCCGCTACGCGCAGGGCGCCGACGTCCTGCTGGTGCTCTGCTCGCGGCTCTCCGTGGAGAAGCGCCCGGGCATGGCCCTGGACGCCCTCGCCGGGCTGCGCGGGAGCGGGGTGCGGGCGGCCCTCGTGGTGGCGGGGGAGGGCCCGCTGCGCGCGGGGCTGGTCCGGCGGGCGCGCGCCGAGCGGCTGCCGGTGCACTTCCTCGGCCACGTCGTCGACCGCGAGGCCCTGGCGGATCTCCAGGCCGCGGCGGACATCTGCCTGGCGCCCGGTCCCGCCGAAACGTTTGGGCTCTCCGCGCTGGAGGCGCTCGCCTGCGGCACACCGGTGGTGGCCAGCGCGTCCTCGGCCCTGCCCGAGATCGTCGGCGACGCGGGGGCCGCCGCGCACGACAGACCGGAAGCCTTCGCGGACGCGGTCCGGGAACTCCTGGCCCGCCCGGAGGGCCCGCGCCGCGCCGCCGCCCGCGCCCGAGCCGAACTCTTCGGCTGGGACCGCGCGGTCGCCGCCTTCCTCACCGCCCACGACGCCCCCGCCCGGATCCCGGGCCGCCCTAAGGCCGTGGCATGA
- a CDS encoding 5-oxoprolinase subunit B family protein codes for MRLLPVGERALLVELAGAEEAGALHAELLRRRAAGTLPPVREIVPAACTVLLDGVEEPDRLAVELPRWAVPPLTAGSATVTEIPVRYDGPDLAEVADRWGVPPAEVAAVHSATEFRVAFCGFAPGFAYLTGLGAEFAVPRRATPRTAVPAGAVALAGTYTGVYPRTSPGGWQLIGTTDAVLWNAAREPAALLAPGARVRFVPRAEAGR; via the coding sequence ATGAGGCTGCTGCCCGTCGGCGAGCGGGCGCTGCTGGTGGAACTCGCCGGCGCCGAGGAGGCCGGGGCGCTCCACGCCGAGCTGCTGCGCCGCCGCGCCGCGGGCACGCTGCCCCCGGTGCGGGAGATCGTCCCGGCGGCGTGCACCGTCCTCCTCGACGGCGTCGAGGAACCGGATCGGCTGGCCGTCGAGCTCCCCCGGTGGGCCGTCCCGCCGCTCACCGCGGGCAGCGCTACGGTGACCGAGATACCCGTGCGCTACGACGGCCCGGACCTCGCCGAGGTCGCCGACCGGTGGGGCGTCCCGCCCGCCGAGGTCGCGGCCGTGCACTCCGCCACCGAGTTCCGCGTCGCCTTCTGCGGCTTCGCCCCGGGCTTCGCCTATCTCACCGGGCTCGGCGCGGAGTTCGCGGTGCCGCGGCGGGCCACACCGCGGACGGCGGTGCCCGCCGGGGCCGTCGCCCTGGCGGGGACGTACACGGGCGTCTATCCGCGTACCTCGCCCGGCGGCTGGCAGCTGATCGGAACCACCGACGCGGTCCTGTGGAACGCCGCGAGGGAGCCGGCGGCGCTCCTCGCCCCCGGGGCCCGGGTCCGGTTCGTGCCCCGAGCGGAGGCCGGACGGTGA
- a CDS encoding MFS transporter, protein MSTTETQPEKGELPQEGGAFGWLRALGPRGRRAFGGAFGGYALDSYDFFTLPLGMVAIAAYFGLDSGRTGLLTTVTLVVSAVGGALAGILADRIGRVRALMITVVTYALFTVLCGFAPNYETLLVFRALQGLGFGGEWAVGAILVAEYATAANRGRTLGAIQSAWAVGWALAVIVYTLVFQFLDPDTAWRVMFWTGALPALLVVYVRRNVTDAPEAAEQRRASRDRGSFTAIFRKGLCRTTVFAVLLSTGVQGGYYTLATWVPTYLKSERGLTVVGTGGYLALLISGAFIGYLTGGYLTDVLGRKRNIALFAALSAGCILAYTNIPPGADGMLLVLGFPLGFCMSAIFSGFGSFLAELYPTAVRGTGQGFTYNTGRAVGAFFPTLVGFLAGSWGVGGALVFGALGYGLAVVALLGLPETRGRELV, encoded by the coding sequence ATGAGTACCACCGAAACCCAGCCCGAGAAGGGCGAACTGCCGCAGGAAGGAGGAGCGTTCGGCTGGCTGCGCGCCCTGGGGCCACGGGGCCGCCGGGCCTTCGGCGGCGCGTTCGGCGGCTATGCGCTGGACTCCTACGACTTCTTCACGCTGCCGCTCGGCATGGTGGCCATCGCCGCCTACTTCGGCCTGGACAGCGGCCGGACCGGCCTGCTCACCACCGTCACGCTGGTCGTCTCCGCGGTGGGCGGAGCGCTCGCCGGGATCCTCGCCGACCGCATAGGCCGGGTCCGGGCCCTGATGATCACCGTGGTCACCTACGCCCTGTTCACCGTGCTGTGCGGCTTCGCGCCCAACTACGAGACGCTGCTGGTGTTCCGGGCACTCCAGGGCCTCGGTTTCGGCGGCGAGTGGGCCGTCGGCGCGATCCTCGTCGCCGAGTACGCCACGGCCGCGAACCGGGGCCGCACGCTGGGCGCGATCCAGAGCGCATGGGCCGTCGGCTGGGCCCTGGCCGTGATCGTCTACACGCTGGTCTTCCAGTTCCTCGACCCCGACACGGCGTGGCGTGTCATGTTCTGGACGGGCGCGCTGCCGGCCCTGCTCGTCGTGTACGTCCGCCGGAACGTGACGGACGCCCCCGAGGCCGCGGAGCAGCGCAGGGCGAGCCGCGACCGGGGATCGTTCACCGCGATATTCCGCAAGGGCCTGTGCCGTACGACGGTCTTCGCGGTACTGCTGTCCACGGGCGTCCAGGGCGGCTACTACACGCTGGCGACCTGGGTGCCGACGTACCTCAAGTCGGAGCGGGGCCTCACGGTCGTCGGCACCGGCGGCTATCTCGCGCTCCTCATATCCGGCGCCTTCATCGGCTATCTGACCGGCGGGTACCTCACGGACGTACTCGGCCGGAAGAGGAACATCGCCCTGTTCGCCGCGCTCTCCGCGGGCTGCATCCTGGCGTACACGAACATCCCCCCGGGGGCCGACGGGATGCTGCTCGTGCTGGGGTTCCCGCTCGGGTTCTGCATGTCGGCCATCTTCAGCGGCTTCGGCTCGTTCCTGGCCGAGCTGTACCCGACGGCGGTGCGCGGCACCGGCCAGGGCTTCACGTACAACACCGGCCGTGCGGTGGGGGCGTTCTTCCCCACCCTGGTCGGGTTCCTGGCCGGGAGCTGGGGCGTCGGCGGCGCCCTGGTCTTCGGCGCGCTGGGCTACGGACTGGCCGTCGTGGCGCTGCTGGGACTGCCGGAGACCCGCGGCCGGGAGCTCGTATGA
- a CDS encoding biotin-dependent carboxyltransferase family protein — MTDPALLVVRAGALTTVQDLGRPGYAHLGVPRSGALDPSALRLVNRLVGNDEDAAALETTLTGCAVRPSRDVTVAVGGAPCPLRAGGRPVAWGAPVRVGAGELLEVGAAVRGVRSYLGFAGGLVPEPVLGSRSTDLLSGLGPAPLSGGDVLPLGRPAGEAARVDGAPWPAPPSELVLRVRFGPRHDWFTEAARRTLATGGYRVSAAGNRIGLRTEGPELERAVHGELPSEGMVLGAVQVPPDGRPVVFLADHPTTGGYPVVAVVRESDLAAAAQAVPGTPVRFVPIR, encoded by the coding sequence GTGACCGATCCGGCCCTGCTCGTGGTGCGGGCCGGGGCGCTGACGACCGTTCAGGACCTCGGCCGCCCCGGGTACGCGCACCTCGGCGTGCCGCGCTCCGGCGCGCTGGACCCGTCCGCGCTGCGGCTGGTCAACCGGCTCGTCGGCAACGACGAGGACGCGGCGGCGCTGGAGACCACGCTCACCGGCTGCGCGGTACGGCCGAGCCGTGACGTCACCGTGGCGGTGGGTGGCGCACCCTGCCCGCTGCGGGCCGGAGGACGGCCCGTGGCCTGGGGTGCGCCGGTACGGGTCGGGGCCGGGGAGCTGCTTGAGGTGGGCGCGGCGGTCCGCGGTGTGCGGAGCTATCTGGGATTCGCCGGGGGCCTCGTGCCCGAGCCGGTACTGGGCAGCCGCTCGACGGATCTGCTCTCCGGTCTGGGGCCCGCACCGCTCTCCGGCGGCGACGTCCTCCCGCTGGGCCGGCCCGCCGGTGAGGCCGCCCGGGTGGACGGGGCACCCTGGCCCGCTCCGCCGTCCGAGCTGGTGCTGCGGGTGCGGTTCGGCCCGCGTCACGACTGGTTCACCGAGGCCGCCCGCCGGACCCTGGCCACCGGCGGCTACCGGGTGTCGGCGGCCGGCAACCGCATCGGACTGCGGACGGAGGGGCCGGAGCTGGAGCGGGCCGTGCACGGCGAACTGCCCAGCGAGGGCATGGTGCTGGGCGCCGTGCAGGTCCCCCCGGACGGCAGGCCCGTGGTGTTCCTCGCCGACCACCCCACCACCGGCGGCTATCCGGTGGTGGCCGTCGTCCGCGAGAGCGACCTCGCCGCGGCGGCCCAGGCGGTCCCGGGCACACCGGTGCGGTTCGTTCCCATCCGGTGA
- a CDS encoding GntR family transcriptional regulator, translating to MGATGSGLGELAGDRGLLGRTSTAERVADILRTRIADGFFRPGARLSEDGIGGALGVSRNTLREAFRLLTHERLLVHELNRGVFVRFLTVDDVEDIYRTRRLVECAVVRGLGAPPFALDGLLTAVLGGERSARDRHWPGVATANIHFHRELVALARSARTDELMRGVLAELRLVFHVVDDPRGLHEPYLIRNREILEALEAGRCGTAERLLADYLDDSRARLVEVYGGLVPDRGAAGR from the coding sequence GTGGGTGCGACGGGGTCCGGGCTCGGTGAACTGGCCGGTGACCGGGGGCTGCTGGGGCGTACGAGCACGGCGGAGCGGGTCGCGGACATCCTGCGTACCCGGATCGCGGACGGCTTCTTCCGGCCGGGGGCACGGCTCTCGGAGGACGGCATCGGCGGGGCGCTCGGCGTCTCCCGCAACACGCTGCGCGAGGCCTTCCGGCTGCTGACGCACGAGCGGCTGCTGGTGCACGAGCTCAACCGCGGGGTGTTCGTCCGGTTCCTCACGGTGGACGACGTGGAGGACATCTACCGCACCCGCCGGCTGGTCGAGTGCGCCGTCGTCCGCGGGCTCGGCGCACCGCCGTTCGCGCTCGACGGGCTGCTCACCGCGGTGCTCGGCGGTGAGCGGTCGGCCCGGGACCGGCACTGGCCGGGCGTGGCCACCGCCAACATCCACTTCCACCGCGAACTGGTCGCGCTCGCCCGCAGTGCCCGCACCGACGAGCTGATGCGCGGCGTCCTCGCCGAGCTCCGCCTGGTGTTCCACGTGGTGGACGACCCCCGCGGCCTCCATGAGCCGTACCTCATACGAAACCGGGAGATTCTGGAGGCGCTCGAGGCGGGCAGGTGCGGCACGGCGGAGCGGCTCCTCGCCGACTACCTCGACGACTCCCGCGCCCGGCTCGTCGAGGTGTACGGAGGGCTGGTGCCGGACCGGGGAGCGGCCGGGCGCTGA